The genome window AAGCGCCTCGGCGTCAAGAAGTTTGGCGGCGAGCAAGCGCGCGCCGGCAACATCATCGTGCGCCAGCGCGGCACCAAATGGTATCCGGGCGACAACGTCGGCCTGGGCAAGGATCACACCCTGTTCGCGCTGACCGACGGCCGAGTTGCCTTCCGAGACGGCAAGCTTGGCCGCAAGTACGTCCACATCGAGGCGATGCCGGCGCAAGCCGAAGCGAAATAGGGATCGGCCGCTGACGGGTCGCTCCCACGAGGGGGCGCCCAGGATCGAGCGACGAGCGAACATCCGAAAAGGGAGAAGAGGGCACCCCCCTCCTCTCCCTTTTTTCTTCTCCCGAAACTGTCACGGATGGCCGCTAGGCCGCCCGCGAGAAGGAGGGACGAGGCCATGTTCGCGAGGACCGCAAGGCTGCTGCTGAGACCGGGTTGGGCCGAGGATGCGCCGGCGCTAGCCCGCGC of Sphingomonas mesophila contains these proteins:
- the rpmA gene encoding 50S ribosomal protein L27, which codes for MAHKKAGGSSRNGRDSESKRLGVKKFGGEQARAGNIIVRQRGTKWYPGDNVGLGKDHTLFALTDGRVAFRDGKLGRKYVHIEAMPAQAEAK